In Streptomyces sp. DG2A-72, one genomic interval encodes:
- a CDS encoding VgrG-related protein, whose amino-acid sequence MTGGARDGRSFAADPIVEAPSELPPVWAAQLVSCVVDENVGLPDAAVLTFRDPDHEFLKKTGITIGTPLKVSVMTVTGQARERLFNGEVTALEVDRDRTGSFTVVRAYSKAHRLQRGRKVVAYRNMTASAIVRKVAAGAGLACGTVQAAPVTYQQLSQANVSDWDFLQFLAAESGAQVRVDDKGLLQFTKPTKAAGAPAPSTSAAKNPMVLEYGRNLLALRASLSAADGAQQVEVRGWDVTTKRPLVARMPSVNSDTLVPGLSPALAARFGKASKLTVTDTPYRTQAETKAVADAVADQVSAGFGELEVVAEGNPLLRAGKPVALGNVGQAFSGKYTATAVQHILEPDGGYRTTVWVSASPDRSLTGLVTGANAPSRGPRIPGLAIGVVTDVREPGGAQSGGVKLKFPWLDDTYTTDWVRTVQWGGKGGGGVVSPEVNDEVLVGFEQGLLDSPYVIGGLYNGVDRPSPHKDPLIDKTTGKVNRRSIVLRSGHRLELLDTRAPGQSGLRLASADERLEIKVDQRRGQIELTVYAGKGGVRPLTSVLLDKKGITLDARQGDVSVSGRNVDIQGRVGVTVGGRKVDISGTSVNVTGRTGVTVDGGLLGILKAKMIKIN is encoded by the coding sequence GTGACAGGCGGGGCACGGGACGGCCGGTCCTTCGCGGCGGACCCCATCGTGGAGGCGCCGAGCGAGCTTCCGCCGGTCTGGGCCGCCCAGCTGGTGAGCTGTGTGGTCGACGAGAACGTGGGCCTGCCGGACGCGGCGGTGCTCACCTTCCGCGACCCCGACCACGAGTTCCTGAAGAAGACCGGCATCACCATCGGCACCCCGCTCAAGGTCTCGGTGATGACCGTGACCGGGCAGGCCCGGGAGCGGCTGTTCAACGGTGAGGTGACCGCGCTGGAGGTGGACCGGGACCGCACGGGCTCGTTCACGGTGGTGCGCGCCTATTCGAAGGCACACCGACTGCAGCGGGGCCGGAAGGTGGTGGCGTACCGGAACATGACCGCGTCGGCGATCGTCCGCAAGGTGGCCGCCGGGGCCGGGCTGGCCTGCGGCACCGTGCAGGCCGCGCCGGTCACCTACCAGCAGCTCTCCCAGGCGAACGTGTCCGACTGGGACTTCCTGCAGTTTCTGGCCGCCGAGAGCGGCGCGCAGGTCCGTGTCGACGACAAGGGGCTGCTGCAGTTCACCAAGCCGACGAAGGCGGCCGGCGCGCCCGCGCCGTCGACCTCGGCCGCCAAGAACCCGATGGTGCTGGAGTACGGCCGCAACCTGCTGGCGCTACGGGCCTCCCTGTCGGCCGCCGACGGTGCGCAGCAGGTGGAGGTGCGCGGCTGGGACGTCACCACGAAGCGGCCGCTGGTCGCCAGGATGCCGTCGGTGAACAGCGACACGCTGGTGCCGGGTCTGAGTCCGGCGCTCGCCGCCCGGTTCGGCAAGGCGTCGAAGCTGACCGTCACCGACACCCCGTACCGCACTCAGGCCGAGACGAAGGCGGTCGCGGACGCGGTGGCCGACCAGGTCAGCGCGGGCTTCGGCGAGCTGGAGGTGGTGGCCGAGGGCAACCCCCTGCTGCGGGCCGGCAAGCCCGTGGCGCTCGGCAACGTCGGGCAGGCGTTCTCCGGCAAGTACACGGCGACCGCGGTGCAGCACATCCTCGAACCGGACGGCGGATACCGCACGACGGTGTGGGTCAGCGCCAGCCCCGACCGCTCCCTGACCGGCCTGGTGACCGGCGCCAACGCACCGTCCCGCGGCCCGCGCATTCCGGGCCTGGCGATCGGCGTGGTGACGGACGTCCGCGAGCCGGGCGGCGCCCAGAGCGGCGGGGTGAAGCTGAAGTTCCCCTGGCTGGACGACACGTACACCACCGACTGGGTGCGCACCGTGCAGTGGGGCGGCAAGGGCGGCGGAGGCGTCGTCAGCCCCGAGGTCAACGACGAGGTCCTGGTCGGCTTCGAACAGGGCCTGCTGGACAGCCCGTACGTCATCGGCGGGCTCTACAACGGCGTCGACAGGCCCTCGCCCCACAAGGACCCGCTGATCGACAAGACGACGGGCAAGGTCAACCGCCGCTCCATCGTGTTGCGTTCGGGGCACCGGCTGGAGCTGCTGGACACGAGGGCACCGGGCCAGTCCGGGCTCAGGCTCGCATCCGCCGACGAGCGTCTCGAAATAAAGGTCGACCAACGGCGGGGCCAGATCGAGCTGACGGTGTACGCCGGCAAGGGCGGCGTCCGCCCCCTCACCTCCGTCCTGCTGGACAAGAAGGGCATCACCCTGGACGCGCGGCAGGGCGACGTGAGCGTGTCCGGCCGGAACGTGGACATCCAGGGCAGGGTCGGGGTGACGGTCGGCGGCCGCAAGGTGGACATCAGCGGCACGAGCGTGAACGTCACCGGCCGCACGGGGGTCACCGTCGACGGCGGCCTGCTCGGCATCCTCAAGGCCAAGATGATCAAGATCAACTGA
- a CDS encoding PAAR domain-containing protein: protein MPMAARTGDQTSHGGTVGTPPPAAARSVATVWIGGKPAAVVGSLVVCPIPPHALLGPANVIKPDPSSLAKGQVLIGGLPAARQRDQSTCGAMIVIGAPNVLIGGV, encoded by the coding sequence ATGCCCATGGCTGCACGTACCGGTGACCAGACCAGCCACGGCGGCACGGTCGGCACCCCGCCGCCCGCCGCCGCCAGGTCGGTGGCGACCGTGTGGATCGGCGGCAAGCCCGCCGCCGTCGTGGGCAGCCTCGTCGTCTGCCCGATCCCGCCACACGCGCTCCTCGGACCGGCCAACGTGATCAAGCCCGACCCGAGCTCGCTCGCCAAGGGCCAGGTTCTCATCGGCGGCCTGCCGGCCGCCCGCCAGCGCGACCAGTCCACGTGCGGCGCGATGATCGTGATAGGCGCCCCGAACGTCCTGATCGGGGGCGTGTGA
- a CDS encoding GPW/gp25 family protein: MSERFIGRGWGFPLRVGPTGGIAMVEREREIEEAIRLVLGTAPGERPMRPEFGCGIHDYVFAPGDGATAGRIAQQVREALERWEPRIAVEDVIVAFDAIEDGTLYIDVHYTLRSTNDRRNLVFPFYTIPSEEGAEELVAD, translated from the coding sequence ATGAGCGAGCGGTTCATCGGCCGTGGGTGGGGGTTTCCGCTGCGGGTCGGGCCGACCGGGGGGATCGCCATGGTCGAGCGGGAGCGGGAGATCGAGGAGGCGATCCGGCTGGTGCTCGGCACCGCGCCGGGCGAGCGCCCCATGCGCCCCGAGTTCGGCTGCGGCATCCACGACTACGTCTTCGCCCCCGGCGACGGCGCCACCGCCGGACGTATCGCGCAGCAGGTGCGCGAGGCCCTGGAGCGGTGGGAGCCGCGCATCGCGGTGGAGGACGTGATCGTCGCCTTCGACGCCATCGAGGACGGCACCCTCTACATCGACGTGCACTACACCCTGCGCTCCACCAACGACCGGCGCAACCTGGTCTTTCCCTTCTACACGATCCCCTCCGAGGAGGGGGCCGAGGAATTGGTCGCGGACTGA
- a CDS encoding putative baseplate assembly protein yields the protein MALPSPNLDDRRFQQLVDEAKRYVQQRTPEWTDHNVSDPGVTLIETFAYMVDQLLYRLNRVPDKNYTAFLDLLGISLFPPAAASADVDFWLSAPQPDTVALPAGTEVTTAGGESDEPVVFATTDELRIVPSELTRLVTAPRTGEQTDMTGTLTEGHDIPCFQAAPEPGDALLFGLPTAVPRCIVAVRLDSRVEGVGVDPRQPPLVWEAWDGGGWQLCETSTDTTGGLNRPGEVTVHVPAGHTASVIGGTRAGWLRCRVTEAEPGQPFYSESPTVREAEVFTVGGTMSVEHAETVTGVPLGTSEGVAGQTFRLGRPPVLLDGEPPVVEVSSAEGWQRWDVVDHFGRSGPADRHVRVDATNGEFAFPPVLREPDGTLRQCGAVPPKGAQIRVARYRTGGGLAGNVARGAISVLLSSVPYIAQVTNREAARGGVAGETVENAKLRAPEVLRMQERAVTAEDYEIISRQAAPSVRRVRCLAAAEEPGAVRVLVVPDAVADEGDDRLRFEQLIPSDQVLEAITSSLDERRLIGTRLVVEPPVYQGVTVVARLATAATDTDRVRDAALDALFRHLNPLSGGPDGTGWPFGRPVQYGEIFGILQRATGNALVEEIRLFPADPITGRRGAPADRIDVAAGALVFSYQHQVVVTAMDGEGRG from the coding sequence ATGGCCCTGCCCTCCCCCAACCTGGACGACCGACGGTTCCAGCAACTCGTCGACGAGGCGAAGCGGTATGTGCAGCAGCGCACGCCGGAGTGGACCGACCACAACGTCTCCGACCCGGGCGTCACCCTGATCGAGACGTTCGCCTACATGGTGGACCAGCTGCTGTACCGGCTGAACCGCGTCCCGGACAAGAACTACACCGCGTTCCTGGACCTGCTGGGCATCAGCCTGTTCCCGCCCGCCGCCGCCTCGGCCGATGTCGACTTCTGGCTGTCGGCGCCGCAGCCCGACACCGTCGCGCTGCCCGCCGGCACCGAGGTGACCACCGCGGGCGGCGAGAGCGACGAGCCCGTGGTGTTCGCGACCACGGACGAACTGCGCATCGTGCCCAGCGAGTTGACCCGCCTGGTGACCGCGCCCAGGACCGGTGAGCAGACCGACATGACCGGCACGCTCACCGAAGGCCACGACATCCCCTGCTTCCAGGCCGCACCGGAGCCGGGCGACGCGCTGCTGTTCGGCCTGCCGACGGCGGTGCCGCGGTGCATCGTCGCGGTGCGCCTGGACAGCCGCGTCGAGGGCGTCGGCGTGGACCCGCGCCAGCCCCCGCTGGTGTGGGAGGCCTGGGACGGCGGCGGCTGGCAGCTGTGCGAGACCAGCACGGACACCACCGGCGGTCTGAACCGCCCCGGCGAGGTCACCGTGCACGTACCGGCCGGGCACACCGCGTCGGTGATCGGCGGGACCCGGGCCGGCTGGCTGCGCTGCCGGGTCACCGAGGCGGAGCCGGGGCAGCCGTTCTACTCGGAGTCCCCGACGGTGCGCGAGGCGGAGGTGTTCACCGTCGGCGGCACCATGTCCGTCGAGCACGCCGAGACCGTGACCGGCGTACCGCTCGGCACCTCGGAGGGCGTCGCGGGACAGACGTTCCGGCTCGGCCGCCCGCCGGTCCTCCTCGACGGCGAGCCCCCGGTGGTGGAGGTGTCCTCGGCCGAGGGCTGGCAACGCTGGGACGTGGTCGACCACTTCGGCCGCTCCGGCCCCGCCGACCGGCACGTCCGCGTGGACGCCACCAACGGGGAGTTCGCCTTCCCGCCGGTGCTGCGCGAACCGGACGGCACGCTGCGGCAGTGCGGCGCCGTACCGCCCAAGGGTGCCCAGATACGCGTGGCCCGCTACCGCACCGGCGGCGGCCTCGCGGGCAACGTCGCCCGCGGCGCGATCTCCGTGCTGCTCAGCTCCGTTCCGTACATCGCCCAGGTCACCAACCGGGAGGCGGCACGCGGCGGTGTCGCGGGCGAGACGGTGGAGAACGCCAAGCTGCGGGCGCCGGAAGTGCTGCGCATGCAGGAGCGCGCCGTGACCGCCGAGGACTACGAGATCATCAGCCGCCAGGCCGCGCCCTCGGTACGCCGGGTCCGCTGTCTGGCCGCGGCCGAGGAACCGGGCGCTGTACGGGTCCTCGTCGTCCCGGACGCCGTGGCCGACGAGGGCGACGACCGCCTCCGCTTCGAGCAGCTGATCCCCTCCGACCAGGTGCTGGAGGCCATCACCTCGAGCCTCGACGAACGCCGCCTCATCGGCACCCGCCTCGTCGTCGAGCCGCCCGTCTACCAGGGCGTCACCGTGGTCGCCCGGCTCGCGACGGCCGCCACCGACACCGACCGCGTCCGCGACGCCGCCCTCGACGCCCTGTTCCGCCACCTCAACCCGCTGAGCGGCGGCCCGGACGGCACCGGCTGGCCCTTCGGCCGACCCGTCCAGTACGGCGAGATCTTCGGCATCCTCCAACGCGCCACCGGCAACGCCCTCGTCGAGGAGATCCGCCTGTTCCCCGCCGATCCCATCACCGGCCGCCGCGGCGCCCCGGCAGACCGCATCGACGTGGCCGCGGGCGCGCTCGTCTTCTCCTACCAGCACCAGGTGGTCGTGACGGCGATGGACGGGGAGGGACGGGGATGA
- a CDS encoding phage tail protein: MSRAAVPGLPSRFPIGEQLPALYANDDFAQRFTAGLDTVLAPVFATLDNLTAYLDPRVAPVDFLAWLASWVGAADDPQWPVELRREAVVRAVELHRWRGTRRGLSEALRLALGAHCDVTGDGGSWWSNTAGTELPPPPAAEILVRVWPGREARVDPVRVREIVRVMCPVHTAFRVEVLPGPPADEGR, encoded by the coding sequence ATGAGCCGCGCCGCCGTACCCGGCCTGCCGAGCCGCTTCCCCATCGGTGAGCAACTGCCCGCGCTGTACGCCAACGACGACTTCGCGCAGCGCTTCACCGCCGGCCTCGACACCGTCCTCGCCCCGGTGTTCGCGACCCTCGACAACCTGACCGCGTACCTCGACCCCCGGGTCGCCCCCGTCGACTTCCTGGCCTGGCTGGCGTCGTGGGTGGGCGCCGCCGACGACCCCCAGTGGCCCGTGGAGCTGCGCCGCGAGGCGGTCGTCCGTGCGGTGGAGCTGCACCGGTGGCGCGGCACGAGACGCGGCCTGTCCGAGGCCCTGCGTCTCGCGCTCGGCGCGCACTGCGACGTGACCGGCGACGGTGGTTCGTGGTGGTCGAACACCGCGGGCACCGAGCTGCCGCCCCCGCCCGCCGCCGAGATCCTGGTCCGGGTCTGGCCGGGCCGCGAGGCGCGGGTGGACCCGGTCAGGGTCCGCGAGATCGTCCGGGTCATGTGCCCGGTGCACACGGCATTCCGGGTGGAGGTCCTCCCCGGCCCGCCCGCCGACGAAGGGAGGTGA
- a CDS encoding zinc ribbon domain-containing protein: protein MRACPACGASNGSTDDFCGNCGAYLGWSEPAAPTPSAPSPTPPEQSPPTAPPEPAAPPEPPAPAPASPPPGEPESAAPPRPSSFRARLTGIGRGEPGRPSTTQPADTGSGADTAPTTDPGQDEPRNSPARSGPDEVRTGPAAPAHGSPTNGTTADPSGEPPAEPTGGSTSETTGADEPRRTDDAPPATPPVPPTAPAPPAQSIPRPRTPAASESPDPDAIVPVRPAKPVAARPVVRPVAAPDEGAGVPCPACGTPNLPERRFCRRCAAELKPTAKAAPLPWWRTVWPFRRRVRASSGGMTRFLVILLVVLALCAGGFLLMPAGRALIEDTRDKLGKAKPVTPASTEASASVPGHPAKNTTDGLSNRYWGAPATGASVTYTFRKPFRLVDVIITNGASKEPQKYALQARALQVDLEVTAEDGTTHKKELTLSDKPGDQTIATGYSDVRKVRLVLRSAVGLAQGRHLALAEVEFFQRS, encoded by the coding sequence ATGCGTGCATGTCCCGCGTGCGGGGCGTCCAACGGCTCGACGGACGACTTCTGCGGCAACTGCGGCGCGTACTTGGGCTGGTCGGAACCGGCTGCTCCGACCCCGAGCGCACCCTCACCGACGCCACCGGAGCAGTCGCCGCCGACCGCACCGCCGGAGCCCGCCGCACCCCCGGAGCCTCCGGCACCCGCGCCCGCCTCACCCCCGCCGGGCGAGCCCGAGTCCGCCGCACCTCCCCGCCCCTCGTCGTTCCGCGCCCGGCTGACCGGCATCGGCCGCGGCGAGCCGGGGAGGCCGAGCACGACGCAGCCCGCGGACACCGGCTCCGGCGCCGACACGGCCCCCACTACCGACCCCGGCCAGGACGAGCCCAGGAACTCCCCAGCTCGGTCCGGGCCGGACGAGGTCCGCACCGGGCCCGCCGCCCCGGCGCACGGCTCGCCCACGAACGGGACGACCGCTGACCCCAGCGGTGAGCCGCCGGCCGAACCGACCGGCGGCTCCACCAGTGAAACGACCGGCGCCGACGAGCCCCGCCGCACCGACGACGCTCCCCCCGCCACCCCACCCGTTCCTCCAACGGCACCCGCTCCACCCGCCCAGAGCATCCCCCGCCCCCGCACCCCCGCCGCCTCCGAGTCACCGGACCCGGACGCCATCGTGCCCGTCCGCCCCGCGAAGCCCGTGGCCGCGCGTCCCGTCGTACGGCCCGTGGCCGCGCCGGACGAAGGGGCGGGAGTGCCCTGTCCGGCGTGTGGCACGCCGAATCTGCCGGAGCGCCGGTTCTGCCGACGCTGTGCCGCCGAGTTGAAGCCCACGGCGAAGGCCGCGCCGCTGCCGTGGTGGCGGACCGTGTGGCCGTTCCGGCGCCGGGTGCGGGCGAGTTCGGGCGGGATGACGCGGTTCCTGGTGATCCTGCTCGTGGTGCTGGCGCTGTGCGCGGGCGGCTTCCTGCTGATGCCGGCCGGACGCGCCCTGATCGAGGACACCCGGGACAAGCTGGGCAAGGCCAAGCCCGTGACGCCGGCCAGCACCGAGGCGAGCGCATCGGTGCCGGGGCACCCGGCGAAGAACACCACGGACGGGCTGAGCAACCGCTACTGGGGCGCGCCCGCGACGGGTGCCTCGGTGACGTACACCTTCCGCAAGCCGTTCCGGCTGGTCGACGTGATCATCACCAACGGCGCGTCCAAGGAGCCGCAGAAGTACGCCCTCCAGGCGCGCGCGCTCCAGGTGGACCTGGAGGTGACGGCGGAGGACGGCACCACGCACAAGAAGGAACTCACCCTCAGCGACAAGCCGGGCGACCAGACGATCGCCACCGGGTACAGCGATGTGCGGAAGGTGCGGCTGGTGCTGCGTTCCGCCGTCGGACTCGCCCAGGGCCGTCATCTGGCCCTGGCGGAGGTGGAGTTCTTCCAGCGGAGCTGA
- a CDS encoding DUF2637 domain-containing protein: MDRIQDENLLYAVTTQKPEDTQPLEAEHLWQLSDPGIPSDGWDLDQELAQMLSTTPSVDPVPPPLDSHRRPRRPVNRRRPRPGVQLFTGNPRVITVAILVAIITMCAVTMLYWSISYSYDQLRTIALLVVSENLAQWWPLTVYGPWLVAGLSILRASVQHRTARRSWVVMLISSGTAVALCIGQSPHSLLAMVIVGIPPITALVCFRELVGQFSSRGPKHAADTLKGPKQTRP, from the coding sequence ATGGACAGGATTCAGGACGAGAACCTGCTCTATGCGGTGACGACCCAGAAGCCTGAGGACACTCAGCCGCTCGAGGCCGAGCACCTGTGGCAGCTCTCCGACCCCGGGATCCCGTCGGACGGCTGGGATCTGGACCAAGAGCTGGCGCAGATGCTCAGTACGACGCCCAGCGTGGATCCCGTCCCTCCCCCGCTGGACAGCCACCGGCGCCCACGCCGTCCGGTGAATCGACGCCGGCCCCGTCCGGGGGTTCAGCTCTTCACCGGAAATCCGCGGGTGATCACCGTTGCGATCTTGGTGGCCATAATCACCATGTGTGCGGTGACGATGCTGTACTGGTCGATCTCCTATTCATATGACCAACTGCGCACCATTGCCCTGCTGGTGGTGTCCGAGAATTTGGCGCAATGGTGGCCGCTCACCGTGTACGGGCCGTGGCTGGTGGCCGGTTTATCGATCTTGCGGGCATCCGTTCAGCACCGCACCGCCCGGCGGTCCTGGGTGGTGATGCTGATCTCCTCCGGCACGGCGGTCGCCCTGTGCATCGGCCAGTCCCCGCATTCTCTGCTCGCGATGGTCATCGTCGGGATTCCGCCGATCACCGCCCTGGTCTGTTTCCGTGAACTCGTCGGCCAGTTCTCGTCCCGGGGACCCAAGCACGCCGCCGACACCTTGAAGGGGCCCAAGCAGACACGGCCGTAG
- a CDS encoding alpha/beta fold hydrolase, producing MTRTRFSRRGALRAGAAAGGLALAAGAAGGTTAHARSGRRGTTTFVVVTGASGTPGGIDALSLRGHRTVGVSLPGHGATDAQFALDYQCPQDLRSLATRPSPMAGVGLDAYTEAAVQVVRTVAEFGPVVLYGGSMGGATLNRVGNAVPQLIDRIVYDTAFCCVDLACPEDYLATPEGSTSLAGNLAALVVADPAAIGAVRINYRTADPEALAGLKELMLADASDAEFHAMLAYLQPDESLTVGNENSQVQADTWGRIPRTFIRHTEDRMIPLALQDRMIAEADRLTPRNPFDVHTVHAGHTATAEQFRQIVDILDRLPGITTSSEFQ from the coding sequence ATGACACGGACGAGGTTTTCCAGGCGCGGCGCCTTGCGCGCGGGCGCGGCGGCCGGTGGGCTCGCCCTGGCGGCGGGCGCGGCGGGCGGGACGACAGCGCACGCGCGGAGCGGCAGGCGCGGCACGACGACGTTCGTTGTCGTCACCGGGGCCAGCGGCACCCCGGGCGGCATCGACGCGCTGTCGTTGCGCGGGCACCGCACCGTCGGGGTGAGCCTGCCGGGGCACGGCGCCACGGACGCCCAGTTCGCCCTCGACTACCAGTGCCCGCAGGATCTTCGGTCGCTGGCCACCAGGCCGTCGCCGATGGCGGGGGTGGGCCTGGACGCGTACACCGAGGCGGCCGTCCAAGTGGTCCGTACGGTCGCCGAGTTCGGCCCGGTCGTGCTGTACGGCGGCAGCATGGGCGGCGCGACGCTGAACCGGGTCGGCAACGCGGTGCCCCAGCTGATCGACCGGATCGTCTACGACACCGCATTCTGCTGCGTGGATCTGGCCTGCCCGGAGGACTATCTGGCCACCCCGGAGGGGTCGACGAGCCTGGCCGGCAACCTCGCCGCCCTGGTGGTCGCCGACCCCGCGGCCATCGGCGCGGTACGGATCAACTACCGCACCGCAGACCCCGAGGCACTGGCCGGGCTCAAGGAGCTGATGCTGGCCGACGCGAGCGACGCCGAGTTCCACGCGATGCTCGCCTACCTGCAGCCCGACGAGTCGCTGACCGTCGGCAACGAGAACTCCCAGGTCCAGGCCGACACTTGGGGCCGTATCCCCCGCACGTTCATCCGTCACACCGAGGACCGGATGATCCCACTCGCCCTGCAGGACCGGATGATCGCCGAGGCCGACCGGCTGACCCCGCGCAACCCCTTCGACGTGCACACCGTGCACGCCGGACACACCGCGACCGCCGAGCAGTTCCGGCAGATCGTCGACATCCTGGACCGGCTGCCGGGGATCACTACATCTTCAGAATTTCAGTAA